One Thermoanaerobaculia bacterium genomic region harbors:
- a CDS encoding glycosyltransferase yields the protein MTAIKVLHAVGNLNAGGVEKGIAALLPVARQYGVDSEVLCLMGTAGTLLPRFREEGIPVHVVPRSRVPKGGMRILRFGNYLTDFLKDKGFSAVHVHVFYLSGVCLKAAHKSGISYRIAHIHAPVEEYRSTGRGQLALRVNRILLRQHATRILGVAPHVLEGYFPESRQGGDRFDLVPAVFHPEEWAHPSGVEDGCGDVLRITQVGRLHRAKNHLFSLKIASRLAEKKIPFTLQFVGDGPLKEEIEREIQTRNLQSFVTLAGEVDSVKDILQRETDLFIFPSRYEGIPLAVLEAQAAGIPCVISDAVPKDAIVVPEIVTRLPLDRMDLWIETIQFLAVHRPAVPGNIMNRFQSSLFNPQRNMERILPLYGIIR from the coding sequence TTGACTGCGATAAAGGTGCTTCATGCAGTCGGGAATCTGAATGCAGGTGGGGTTGAAAAGGGAATCGCTGCTCTTCTCCCCGTCGCCCGACAGTATGGGGTCGATAGTGAAGTCCTCTGCCTCATGGGGACTGCCGGAACCTTGCTTCCACGATTCCGGGAAGAAGGGATTCCCGTCCATGTTGTCCCCCGGTCCCGGGTCCCAAAGGGAGGAATGAGGATCCTGCGTTTTGGGAACTACCTGACAGACTTTCTGAAAGACAAAGGTTTTTCCGCTGTCCATGTTCATGTTTTTTATCTGTCCGGCGTCTGCCTGAAAGCGGCCCACAAGTCCGGTATTTCCTATCGGATCGCACATATTCATGCCCCGGTGGAAGAATATCGATCTACGGGCCGGGGTCAGCTTGCTCTCCGGGTAAACCGCATTCTCCTGCGCCAACATGCCACGCGGATCCTGGGTGTGGCCCCCCACGTACTGGAGGGGTACTTTCCGGAGAGCCGACAGGGAGGAGATCGGTTCGATCTTGTTCCTGCGGTTTTCCACCCTGAAGAGTGGGCTCATCCATCAGGTGTTGAGGATGGTTGCGGGGATGTTCTGCGCATCACCCAGGTCGGTCGGTTACACAGGGCAAAGAACCACCTTTTCTCACTCAAAATCGCATCCCGTCTCGCAGAGAAGAAGATTCCCTTTACTCTGCAATTTGTTGGTGACGGCCCGCTTAAGGAAGAGATTGAAAGGGAAATTCAAACACGAAACCTTCAATCCTTTGTGACTCTTGCGGGTGAGGTAGACTCTGTTAAGGACATTCTTCAGAGGGAAACAGATCTCTTTATCTTCCCTTCCCGGTACGAAGGCATCCCACTGGCTGTCCTTGAAGCCCAGGCTGCAGGGATTCCCTGTGTGATTTCGGACGCAGTTCCGAAAGATGCCATCGTGGTGCCGGAGATTGTGACACGGCTTCCCCTGGATCGCATGGACCTCTGGATTGAGACGATTCAGTTCCTTGCTGTGCATCGGCCTGCCGTGCCAGGCAATATCATGAATCGATTTCAATCCTCTCTCTTCAATCCGCAACGGAATATGGAGCGGATACTTCCATTATATGGAATAATCCGCTGA
- a CDS encoding glycosyltransferase has translation MPRDGLEKVQGDSDVRSGKPVEISIVIPTKNRPKELAESLRSLDQPSSVAKEVIVVDDGSDPPLIHEALKLSSFPLFILRNEGTPGAPAARNLGLARARGEYIFFLDDDDEILPGSLDALLEKLRESEADAVYGGYLRRYASGGRGDCTVFPEAGDDMVRELLASPQCAKAVLVRTDAVRNVGGFDESLPSCQDWDLHLRLSRQIRYAGLKQTVLIYAIHSGSISQSLSRRLDGQGRFLCKHEGLFLAHPNIYRSHLTYLGLLALSLGNVLTAQKWLCLAREHASFLSTATLYRILAAFPAFVSRRLALGLLRASGSVEN, from the coding sequence ATGCCACGGGACGGTCTTGAAAAGGTTCAGGGAGATTCTGATGTCCGGTCGGGTAAACCGGTGGAGATTTCCATCGTCATACCAACGAAGAATCGCCCGAAAGAACTGGCGGAGTCGCTCCGGAGCCTGGATCAGCCATCCAGTGTGGCCAAAGAGGTGATCGTCGTGGACGATGGTTCTGACCCTCCCCTCATTCATGAAGCACTGAAATTGTCCTCCTTTCCTCTGTTCATTCTTCGAAACGAGGGTACTCCGGGTGCTCCCGCCGCACGCAATCTCGGTCTGGCACGTGCACGGGGAGAATATATCTTTTTCCTTGATGACGATGATGAAATCCTGCCCGGGTCGCTGGACGCTCTCCTTGAAAAGCTCCGGGAGAGTGAAGCCGATGCAGTCTATGGAGGTTACCTGCGCAGATACGCCTCGGGAGGGCGCGGCGACTGCACGGTCTTTCCGGAAGCCGGAGACGATATGGTCCGGGAACTTCTTGCAAGTCCGCAGTGTGCCAAGGCCGTTTTGGTTCGAACCGATGCAGTCCGAAACGTTGGAGGGTTTGACGAATCCTTACCCAGCTGTCAGGATTGGGATCTACATCTGCGGCTCTCCCGCCAGATCCGGTATGCAGGCTTAAAGCAGACGGTACTGATCTATGCCATTCATTCCGGTTCCATTTCCCAGAGCCTCTCCCGAAGGCTGGACGGACAGGGGCGGTTTCTGTGTAAACATGAAGGTCTGTTCCTGGCTCACCCCAATATATACCGGAGCCATTTAACCTATCTGGGGCTTCTTGCCCTTTCTCTTGGCAACGTTTTAACGGCCCAAAAATGGTTGTGTCTGGCACGGGAGCATGCATCATTTCTTTCCACTGCAACACTCTATCGTATTCTTGCAGCCTTCCCTGCCTTCGTCAGTCGCCGCCTTGCCCTCGGATTGCTTCGAGCATCCGGATCGGTGGAAAATTGA
- the dnaJ gene encoding molecular chaperone DnaJ, whose amino-acid sequence MKRDYYEVLGVSREASLEEIKKAYRKLALKYHPDRNQGDKEAEEKFKEAAEAYSILSDSEKRSKYDRFGHSAVGSQGFQDFDPTVFGDFADILGDFFGFGDLFGGRRRGGEPRAQRGQDIQYDVEIPFEESFEGTSLKLKIPRHETCSRCGGRGHEPGSKPISCSVCGGRGQMQYRQGFFMLSRTCPQCQGAGQIYQDPCRDCSGKALIERERTINVKVPPGVDNGTIIRLGGEGEGGIHGGPTGDLYVVIRVKPHPHFRREGDDLHAELQISMVDASLGAEIEIDTMDGQRKVKVPAGTQPETILRLKGSGMPRLKGNGRGDFFLHMKVRIPEKLSSSERKILKELGESLERPRSPFARIKELFN is encoded by the coding sequence ATGAAGCGCGATTACTACGAAGTTCTCGGGGTGTCCCGCGAGGCAAGCCTGGAGGAGATCAAGAAGGCCTATCGAAAGCTTGCCCTGAAATACCATCCGGACCGAAACCAGGGAGACAAGGAAGCCGAAGAGAAGTTCAAGGAAGCGGCCGAAGCCTACAGTATCCTCTCTGACAGTGAAAAGCGGTCAAAATATGATCGATTCGGGCATAGCGCCGTGGGATCTCAGGGATTTCAGGATTTTGATCCAACGGTGTTTGGAGATTTCGCTGATATTCTCGGGGATTTTTTTGGCTTCGGAGATCTTTTCGGAGGACGCCGAAGAGGAGGCGAACCCCGTGCACAACGCGGACAGGATATCCAATACGACGTGGAGATCCCCTTTGAAGAATCCTTCGAAGGAACCTCTCTCAAATTGAAGATTCCGCGACACGAAACCTGTTCCCGATGTGGGGGTCGGGGTCACGAACCCGGGTCAAAACCTATATCCTGCTCCGTATGCGGTGGACGGGGACAGATGCAATACCGGCAGGGCTTTTTTATGCTGTCCCGGACCTGTCCCCAGTGCCAGGGGGCCGGACAGATCTACCAGGATCCATGCAGAGACTGTTCGGGAAAGGCTCTCATTGAACGGGAGCGCACCATCAATGTGAAAGTGCCTCCCGGCGTTGACAACGGTACCATTATCCGCCTTGGCGGCGAGGGTGAGGGCGGAATTCATGGCGGTCCGACCGGTGACCTTTACGTTGTTATTCGTGTGAAACCTCACCCCCATTTTCGCCGGGAGGGGGACGATCTTCACGCCGAACTGCAGATCAGCATGGTAGATGCATCCCTGGGTGCAGAGATTGAGATCGATACGATGGACGGGCAGAGAAAGGTCAAGGTTCCTGCCGGAACGCAGCCGGAAACCATTCTCCGGTTAAAGGGGTCCGGCATGCCTCGGTTAAAGGGAAATGGACGTGGCGACTTCTTCCTTCACATGAAGGTCAGAATTCCGGAAAAACTCTCTTCCAGTGAGCGTAAGATTTTGAAGGAGCTTGGTGAGTCCCTGGAGAGGCCCAGGAGTCCCTTTGCCCGTATTAAAGAACTTTTCAACTGA
- a CDS encoding glycosyltransferase family A protein — MKPAQISGIIPTFNRANSLQRVLNSAELASTGDLEIIVVDDGSTPPIDARALFGSKDRRFLIRHETSMGAPAARNSGISLAKGEYLLFLDDDELISGSIDKLVERSRCLGKEYGVIYVGHIRKYPSGKSKVHLPQEEGLLATHLLESPEYGTATMIRGDLLRDIDGIDSSPAVAMAGSAFESKGSTVAV, encoded by the coding sequence ATGAAACCTGCACAGATCAGTGGAATCATCCCAACCTTCAATCGTGCTAACTCTCTTCAACGAGTACTGAATAGTGCAGAACTCGCTTCAACAGGCGATCTGGAGATTATTGTAGTTGACGATGGTTCAACCCCTCCTATTGATGCAAGGGCTTTGTTCGGCTCAAAAGATCGACGATTCCTGATACGCCATGAAACCTCTATGGGGGCGCCTGCAGCCAGGAACAGTGGGATTTCCCTGGCAAAAGGAGAATATCTTCTCTTTCTGGATGATGATGAATTGATTTCTGGTTCTATTGACAAACTTGTTGAACGATCCCGCTGTCTCGGAAAAGAGTATGGTGTCATTTATGTTGGCCACATCCGAAAATATCCATCTGGTAAAAGTAAAGTTCATCTACCTCAGGAAGAAGGGTTGTTAGCCACTCATTTATTAGAGTCTCCCGAATATGGGACGGCAACTATGATTCGAGGTGACTTGCTTCGTGATATCGACGGAATTGATTCCTCCCCCGCAGTGGCCATGGCAGGAAGCGCCTTTGAATCAAAGGGTTCCACGGTTGCCGTCTGA
- a CDS encoding RsmE family RNA methyltransferase: protein MAPQPFPFFFLSEETRLSREASRHFLTVLRLGTGDCLEVSDGRGQIWLAEAVSVEGKQIRVRYLEARNIDSDPPRLCLATAIPKGQRMGVLVEKAGELGVREIRPIITQRSSVRTVTEGMIRRWGAIAESARAQSRYPWVCPIHPPISLEKLLSSEIQPAYLDMGDTFTSWSCLVSNPSPILLIGPEGGWSDHEYQLFQERGLLRLSMGTRPLRMETAAMTAVTWYEAAKAFSR from the coding sequence ATGGCACCTCAACCTTTTCCCTTCTTCTTCCTGAGCGAAGAAACCCGGCTCTCCAGGGAGGCCAGCCGCCACTTTCTCACCGTTTTGCGTCTTGGAACCGGGGATTGTCTGGAAGTTTCCGACGGACGGGGGCAGATCTGGCTGGCGGAGGCGGTTTCTGTTGAAGGTAAACAGATTCGAGTACGGTACCTGGAGGCACGAAACATCGATTCCGATCCACCCCGACTTTGCCTGGCCACCGCCATCCCGAAGGGACAGCGCATGGGTGTCCTCGTTGAAAAGGCAGGTGAACTGGGTGTCAGAGAGATTCGTCCCATTATCACCCAACGATCTTCCGTTCGAACGGTCACAGAAGGCATGATCCGGCGATGGGGTGCGATCGCGGAGAGTGCCCGGGCCCAATCCCGCTATCCGTGGGTCTGCCCGATTCATCCCCCCATTTCTCTGGAAAAACTCCTTTCATCGGAGATCCAGCCCGCATACCTGGACATGGGTGACACCTTCACCTCGTGGAGCTGCCTTGTTTCCAATCCTTCCCCCATCCTGCTGATCGGACCGGAAGGCGGGTGGTCGGATCATGAATATCAGCTCTTTCAGGAACGCGGGCTCCTGCGCCTGTCCATGGGAACGAGACCCCTGCGAATGGAAACCGCCGCGATGACAGCCGTCACATGGTACGAGGCGGCAAAGGCCTTTTCTCGTTAA
- a CDS encoding 50S ribosomal protein L11 methyltransferase, which produces MNLELLTGFLYAESCLGMEETGSGVVAYFPAGDRNRVESLLSRIADHFPSLEIQTELYRNQDWVAVFNASLAPVILEPFYVTPDPERFPPPPHLKPLFLKPGAAFGTGHHASTGLVLRLLSELSLQGRRVLDLGCGSGILSIAAAALGALQVVAVDIDPDSVFECRRNGSLNSTSFHTVIGTEASIRSSFDLLLANLLPLPLRSILPEAFRWVRPGGDLIISGVEAGDKDFFTFLDRQKHLEILSRRIEGGWAAWHLNLFPSSS; this is translated from the coding sequence ATGAACCTCGAGCTCCTGACGGGTTTTCTCTATGCGGAATCCTGTCTGGGAATGGAGGAAACCGGTTCCGGTGTGGTTGCCTACTTTCCTGCCGGGGACAGGAATAGAGTTGAATCCCTGCTCTCCCGGATTGCCGACCATTTTCCATCGCTCGAAATCCAAACCGAATTGTATCGGAATCAAGACTGGGTCGCAGTGTTCAATGCCTCCCTGGCCCCCGTGATCCTGGAGCCTTTCTATGTGACACCCGATCCTGAACGATTTCCCCCTCCACCCCACCTGAAACCGCTCTTTCTGAAGCCGGGTGCGGCGTTCGGTACCGGGCACCATGCTTCCACCGGCCTCGTTCTGCGGCTCCTGTCCGAGCTCTCTTTACAGGGAAGACGTGTGCTGGACCTTGGATGTGGAAGCGGAATCCTGAGCATCGCGGCTGCCGCCCTGGGAGCTCTTCAGGTTGTTGCCGTCGATATCGATCCGGACTCAGTCTTTGAGTGCCGCCGGAACGGATCTCTGAATTCAACCTCCTTTCATACCGTGATCGGAACCGAAGCTTCAATCCGGTCATCCTTCGATCTCCTCCTTGCCAATCTTCTTCCCCTCCCCCTCCGGTCGATCCTTCCAGAAGCCTTCCGCTGGGTTCGCCCTGGAGGCGATCTGATCATCAGCGGTGTTGAAGCCGGAGATAAAGACTTTTTCACATTTCTGGACCGTCAGAAACACCTGGAGATCCTCTCCAGGAGAATCGAAGGAGGCTGGGCCGCATGGCACCTCAACCTTTTCCCTTCTTCTTCCTGA